One window from the genome of candidate division KSB1 bacterium encodes:
- a CDS encoding cysteine transferase codes for MSVSDEDATETARKLARLEGIFGGTTSGANVWAAIQRAKIIGAGKRIVTVVIDSGLKYLHGDLYR; via the coding sequence ATGTCCGTATCCGATGAAGATGCAACTGAAACTGCAAGAAAACTGGCAAGATTGGAAGGTATATTTGGCGGAACTACATCCGGAGCAAATGTGTGGGCAGCTATTCAAAGGGCAAAAATTATTGGAGCAGGAAAAAGAATTGTAACCGTTGTTATAGATTCAGGATTAAAATATCTCCATGGTGATTTATATCGATAA